Part of the bacterium genome is shown below.
CAAGACCCCTCAGGCCGCGCTGCGCGACGCGCAGCAGCAGGCCGACCGGCTGCTCAGCCAGTACCGGAAGCGGTAGCGGGCCGGGGTCCCGCCCGCGATGCCCGTCCAGTTGCGTGTGCTCGGGTGCGGCGACGCGTTCGGCAGCGGCGGGCGCTTTCAGACCTGTTTTCTCGTCTCCGCGGATGCGACGCGCTTTCTCGTCGACTGCGGCGCCACCGCGGTGATCGCGATGCACCGCTGGAAGGTCGACCGGGCGGCGATCGATCTCGTCCTCTTGAGCCACCTGCACGGCGACCACATGGCGGGACTGCCGTTCTTGCTGCTGGACGCGCACTTCAACGTGCGGCGGACCCGGCCGCTCCTCGTGGCCGGGCCGCCCGGGACGCGCGCGCGGCTGCCTCAGATGATGGAGGTGCTCTTCCCCGGCTCGTCCGCGATGGCGCTGCGCTTCCCCCTCGAAGTGACCGAGTACGCCCTCGAGGCGCCGAACCGGATCGCCGGGCTCGTCGTAA
Proteins encoded:
- a CDS encoding MBL fold metallo-hydrolase produces the protein MPVQLRVLGCGDAFGSGGRFQTCFLVSADATRFLVDCGATAVIAMHRWKVDRAAIDLVLLSHLHGDHMAGLPFLLLDAHFNVRRTRPLLVAGPPGTRARLPQMMEVLFPGSSAMALRFPLEVTEYALEAPNRIAGLVVTPYEVVHPCGAPPAALRIECGGRTIAYSGDTQWAPGLVRAADGADLLLLECNAYDRRLPNHLDLGTLLEHKDELRSRRIVLTHMGEEMLAHRDRSPWESAEDGMTLTVE